One segment of Panicum virgatum strain AP13 chromosome 3K, P.virgatum_v5, whole genome shotgun sequence DNA contains the following:
- the LOC120699746 gene encoding major allergen Api g 1, isoallergen 1-like, with protein sequence MVVGKVTLEYPVAVSVELLWKVAFSGDVSILTKACVGMIDAVEVDGDGGPGSVTTIKLNPAVGDAKVFKTRLLSRDAAARVVKSEMVVEGSELSVQFKSQVSEVKVVPAGEGASVVHMTVEYERVDGALLPPEEEARIGQGYLGLIKKVEEYLVAHPTEFA encoded by the exons ATGGTTGTCGGCAAAGTCACACTGGAGTACCCGGTGGCCGTGTCGGTTGAGCTGCTGTGGAAGGTGGCGTTCTCCGGCGATGTGTCCATCTTAACCAAGGCCTGCGTCGGCATGATTGACGCCGTGGAGGTCGACGGTGACGGCGGGCCCGGGAGCGTCACCACCATAAAGCTCAACCCTG CCGTGGGTGACGCAAAGGTGTTCAAGACCCGGCTCCTATCGCGTGATGCGGCGGCACGTGTCGTGAAGTCAGAGATGGTGGTGGAGGGCAGCGAGCTGTCCGTGCAGTTCAAGTCGCAGGTGTCCGAGGTGAAGGTGGTGCCGGCCGGCGAGGGTGCTAGCGTGGTGCACATGACGGTGGAGTACGAGCGGGTGGACggcgcgctgctgccgccggaggaggaggccaggattGGGCAGGGCTACCTCGGCCTCATCAAGAAGGTGGAGGAGTACCTCGTCGCGCACCCCACCGAGTTCGCCTAA
- the LOC120699744 gene encoding major allergen Dau c 1-like, giving the protein MVVGKVTLEYSVAVSVELLWKVVFSGDVSILTKACVGMIDAVEVEGDGGPGSVTTMKLNPAVGDAKVFKTKLLSRDAAARVVKSEMVVEGSELAVKYKSQVSEVKVVPAGEGASVVHMTVEYELVDSTLLPPEEEARIGQGYLGLIKKVEEYLVAHPSEFA; this is encoded by the exons ATGGTTGTCGGCAAAGTCACACTGGAGTACTCGGTGGCCGTGTCGGTCGAGCTGCTGTGGAAGGTGGTCTTCTCCGGCGACGTGTccatcctcaccaaggcctgcGTCGGAATGATCGACGCAGTAGAGGTCGAAGGCGACGGCGGGCCTGGGAGCGTCACCACCATGAAGCTCAACCCTG CTGTGGGCGACGCAAAGGTGTTCAAGACCAAGCTCCTGTCCCGcgatgcggcggcgcgcgtggtgAAGTCGGAGATGGTGGTGGAGGGCAGCGAGCTGGCCGTGAAGTATAAGTCGCAGGTATCCGAGGTGAAGGTGGTgccggccggcgagggcgctAGCGTGGTGCACATGACGGTGGAGTATGAGCTGGTGGACAGcacgctgctgccgccggaggaggaggccaggattGGGCAGGGCTACCTCGGCCTCATCAAGAAGGTGGAGGAGTACCTCGTCGCACACCCCAGCGAGTTCGCCTAA